The sequence CATCGGCGCCTCGCTCTTCGCGTCCAACATCGGCGCCGAGCACATCATCGGGCTGGCGGGCACGGGCGCGGCGAGCGGGGTGGCGGTCGGCCAGTTCGAGATCCTCGCCTCGCTCATCCTACTGTTGCTGGGCTGGGTGTTTGTCCCCTTCTACCTCAAGAGCGGCGTCTTCACGATGCCCGAGTTTCTGGAGCGCCGGTACGACAAGTGGTCGCGCGGGTATCTCGCCGGCATCTCCATCGTGGGGTACATCCTGACCAAAATCTCCATCACCATCGCCGCCGGCGGCATCGTGTTCGAGGCGTTGATGGGGATCGACATGTGGACGGGCGCGCTATTCATCACCCTCGCCACCGGCATTTACACCGTCTTCGGCGGCTTGCGGGCCGTGTTGTATACGGACATGCTGCAGATGTTCGTCCTGATCGGGGGAGCGCTCGCCGTGACATTTATCGGGCTTAATGAAATAGGGGGATGGGATAACATGTACGCCGCGGCCGGCACCGGCTTTTTCAGCGTCTGGAAGCCGATGTCCGACCCCGAGTTTCCGTGGACAGGCATCGTCTTCGGCGCCCCGATCCTCGGCGTCTGGTACTGGTGTACGGACCAGTTCATCGTGCAGCGCGTCCTCTCGGCGAAGAACATCGACCACGCCCGGCGCGGCACCATCTTCGCGGGCATGCTCAAGCAGTTGCCGCTATTTATCTTCGTCGTGCCCGGCATCATCGCCTACGTGCTGGCGCAGTCCGGCCAGATCACCCTCGAACGCCCGGACGCCGCCCTGCCGACCCTGATCGGCGCGCTGTTGCCGGCCGGCCTGCGGGGGCTGGTCATCGCCGGCCTCCTCGCCGCCCTGATGAGTTCCCTTTCGTCGGTCTTTAACTCGTGCTCGACGCTCATCGCGTGGGACATCTATAAAAAATGGAAGCCCGACACCTCGGACCGCACGCTTGTGCGCGTCGGTCAGCTGGCTACGGTGCTCATGGTGATCCTGGGCATGGCCTGGATCCCCTTCATGGGGAAGATTTCGGGGCAGATCTTCGTCTACCTCCAGAGCGTGCAGGGCTACATCGCGCCCCCGATCGCCGCCGTGTTCCTCGTGGGCATCGCCTGGAAGCGGGTGAACGCGCGCGGTGCACTGGCCTCACTGCTAACGGGTTTCGTGCTCGGCATGGGCCGGCTCGTGGCCGAGTTATCGAAAGACCGGCTAGACGGCTTCCTGTTCACCTTTGCCGACATCAACTTCCTCCACTTCGCCGCCTATCTGTTTGTGGTGTGCGTCGCGGTGCTGGTCATCGTCAGCCTGCTGACCGACCC comes from Rhodothermales bacterium and encodes:
- a CDS encoding sodium:solute symporter; this encodes MDVLSTVDWVIIAVYFVAVFAVAFGVGRREKTSEQTSAGYFLAGRNAGWFVIGASLFASNIGAEHIIGLAGTGAASGVAVGQFEILASLILLLLGWVFVPFYLKSGVFTMPEFLERRYDKWSRGYLAGISIVGYILTKISITIAAGGIVFEALMGIDMWTGALFITLATGIYTVFGGLRAVLYTDMLQMFVLIGGALAVTFIGLNEIGGWDNMYAAAGTGFFSVWKPMSDPEFPWTGIVFGAPILGVWYWCTDQFIVQRVLSAKNIDHARRGTIFAGMLKQLPLFIFVVPGIIAYVLAQSGQITLERPDAALPTLIGALLPAGLRGLVIAGLLAALMSSLSSVFNSCSTLIAWDIYKKWKPDTSDRTLVRVGQLATVLMVILGMAWIPFMGKISGQIFVYLQSVQGYIAPPIAAVFLVGIAWKRVNARGALASLLTGFVLGMGRLVAELSKDRLDGFLFTFADINFLHFAAYLFVVCVAVLVIVSLLTDPPPAANVHDLTFATIDHATRLPSNDGWRRRDLGLTLVLAVIVIGVWTYFTG